The following proteins are encoded in a genomic region of Leptospira fainei serovar Hurstbridge str. BUT 6:
- a CDS encoding DUF4178 domain-containing protein, translating to MSELSCPNCGAPVPFVNKASVYAVCPNCRTLSLKNDLNLEKIGTSGELADDNTLLKIGTEGTFRNKNFRVLGRIQLKFDLGFWNEWYVAEDGGNTAWIGEAQGTYFYTKLDSTIQPNLLPQIPTSEDGSPILAYEAGGKKDQLTPGDTFTLRETWTLKEIMTAECVGGEGELPIGFETGYTAVLLDLANEEGRFATIDYSESPPLFFLGDSATYEELHLRNLKENAIAYGAGQIQARSIQCVGCGASISQLRPDFSKSIACEYCGTVMDTERDDLKVIAKFEKVSKEGIFLPLGTPIKLPNRPESKVLGILRKSTEEDGETFEWTDYLLHYPGGYAWLNENGLNWTYFEPLLGIPKWAPGLKRIFGKEKYAWYGRSDSNTDLALGEFYWKVQAGEKAEIEDFTSPPYMLSSERTDREIFWSKGTFVPFDQMKEAVPLEVASKLQRPEDIGACEPNPFKIRLKRNLLVATALTIAFFGFQVYGCLKSKNLTVFEGTFNYTQTSVPGTDIGSPNYKDNSFVTDVFEIPGSPSDNVEIQLEAPSLDNKYMYFSLALIDADTDTAYDTSIETSYYHGVDDGESWSEGSKSDSKSLAEIPPGHYYLRLETQSDFRYGAGAKYKVKVIRDVMSPAPFFLFGILLWIPLIYTFFRSYSFESKRG from the coding sequence GTGTCCGAACTAAGCTGTCCTAATTGCGGAGCCCCCGTACCATTCGTAAATAAAGCGTCCGTTTACGCAGTTTGTCCGAATTGTAGGACCCTCTCGCTAAAGAATGACCTAAATCTCGAAAAAATCGGAACGTCCGGAGAATTAGCGGACGACAATACTCTCCTCAAAATCGGGACGGAAGGAACTTTTCGAAATAAGAACTTCCGAGTCCTCGGCAGAATTCAGCTAAAATTCGATCTGGGATTCTGGAATGAGTGGTACGTCGCTGAAGACGGTGGAAATACCGCTTGGATCGGGGAAGCGCAAGGAACTTATTTTTATACTAAATTGGATTCTACGATCCAGCCGAATCTTCTTCCTCAAATACCGACTTCCGAAGACGGAAGTCCCATCCTGGCTTACGAGGCGGGGGGAAAAAAGGACCAATTAACTCCCGGGGATACGTTCACTCTTCGAGAAACCTGGACTCTAAAAGAAATCATGACGGCCGAATGTGTCGGAGGCGAAGGCGAACTGCCGATCGGATTCGAAACAGGATATACAGCGGTCTTATTGGATCTCGCAAATGAAGAAGGCCGCTTTGCCACGATCGATTATTCCGAAAGTCCGCCGCTGTTTTTCCTAGGCGATTCGGCGACGTACGAAGAGTTACACCTAAGAAATCTAAAAGAAAATGCGATTGCTTACGGTGCCGGACAAATCCAAGCGCGCTCGATACAGTGCGTCGGATGCGGGGCATCAATTAGCCAACTGAGACCTGATTTTTCCAAGTCAATCGCCTGCGAATATTGCGGAACCGTAATGGATACCGAGCGGGACGATTTGAAAGTCATCGCAAAGTTTGAAAAAGTTTCTAAGGAAGGAATTTTCTTGCCTTTAGGTACCCCGATCAAATTACCGAATCGCCCGGAGTCGAAGGTATTAGGGATTCTTCGAAAATCCACGGAAGAAGACGGGGAAACATTCGAGTGGACAGATTATTTACTTCATTATCCCGGCGGATACGCTTGGTTAAACGAAAACGGCCTAAACTGGACCTACTTTGAACCTTTATTAGGAATTCCGAAATGGGCTCCCGGACTCAAAAGAATTTTCGGCAAGGAAAAATATGCTTGGTATGGAAGATCCGATTCAAATACCGATCTCGCACTCGGTGAATTCTATTGGAAAGTTCAAGCGGGAGAAAAAGCGGAAATAGAAGATTTTACATCGCCCCCGTACATGCTTTCTTCCGAACGAACCGATCGCGAAATCTTTTGGTCTAAAGGAACTTTTGTCCCGTTCGATCAGATGAAAGAAGCGGTTCCGCTCGAGGTCGCATCTAAATTACAACGGCCGGAAGATATCGGAGCTTGCGAACCCAATCCCTTTAAGATTCGTCTGAAACGGAATTTGCTCGTAGCGACGGCGCTAACGATCGCGTTCTTCGGATTTCAAGTGTACGGCTGTTTAAAGTCCAAGAACCTTACCGTTTTCGAAGGGACCTTCAATTATACCCAAACGTCCGTTCCCGGAACCGACATCGGATCGCCAAACTATAAGGATAATTCGTTCGTCACCGACGTTTTTGAAATTCCCGGAAGTCCGTCCGATAACGTGGAAATCCAACTGGAAGCGCCCAGCTTAGACAATAAATATATGTATTTTTCCCTGGCATTGATCGATGCGGATACCGATACCGCTTACGATACTTCGATCGAAACCAGTTACTATCATGGAGTAGACGACGGAGAATCCTGGTCCGAAGGCTCCAAGTCGGATTCAAAATCGCTCGCTGAAATCCCGCCGGGACATTATTATTTACGCCTGGAAACTCAATCCGACTTTCGTTACGGTGCAGGAGCTAAATATAAAGTAAAAGTGATTCGAGACGTGATGAGTCCCGCGCCTTTCTTCCTTTTCGGAATTTTACTTTGGATTCCCTTAATATATACCTTCTTTCGAAGTTACTCCTTTGAAAGCAAAAGAGGTTAA
- a CDS encoding EVE domain-containing protein, producing MNYWLFKTEPDAFSIDDLKASAGKTAPWEGVRNYQARNYLRDQVKKKDLVLFYHSSTKPTAIVGLAEIVKDGYPDHFAFDPKHKYYDPKSKPDAPTWYMVDLKFKEKFSRPISLEELKSHGKLKDMVLLQKGGRLSIQPVSREQFFYICNLAGAKNLPG from the coding sequence ATGAATTATTGGCTTTTTAAAACCGAGCCGGATGCGTTTTCCATTGATGATCTAAAAGCTTCTGCCGGGAAAACCGCTCCCTGGGAAGGCGTCAGGAATTATCAGGCTAGAAACTATTTAAGGGACCAGGTCAAAAAAAAAGACTTGGTTCTTTTCTATCATAGCAGTACAAAACCGACTGCGATAGTGGGTTTAGCCGAAATCGTAAAGGACGGTTATCCGGATCATTTCGCTTTTGACCCGAAACATAAGTATTATGATCCTAAGAGTAAGCCGGATGCGCCTACTTGGTATATGGTCGATCTGAAATTTAAAGAAAAATTTTCTCGCCCAATTTCCCTGGAAGAATTAAAATCCCACGGGAAACTGAAAGATATGGTACTCTTACAAAAAGGGGGCCGCCTTTCGATCCAACCGGTTAGTCGAGAACAATTTTTTTACATCTGCAATTTAGCCGGGGCAAAGAACCTTCCCGGTTGA
- a CDS encoding 7TM diverse intracellular signaling domain-containing protein, translating into MVNFFRKVRNATVVCFLFLNIPFYVLGAEEVPPVFSLSSHMQGIPLNKFMLINSTNRDNIQKNQSQAIEEDRSWKPVTKDSLSLSFTDEIFWLRFKVESPKQEESLNWYLVLNNPGMEDLAIFQREELGQSTWREVGRDQRISYMHPAFLIETHSNSKHEFLIKASSRRSIVLNFQVWSPLEFSSRIQTENLLLGVFFGAIGVMLIYNGFLAFVVKDSSYFFYVLYLLFYALWQLAVSGIGAQYLIRVSPTGWNDYLVGFAFLSVSFSLLFTRSFLHMERETGWRDWAFLILSVFAILGFFVSLIPSAYGFMMKAVSWYPFLAAGLVVYSGFLRLRRGYRPARYFLLAWSVLIVSVLVTAMRNLSWIPDSFFAHWSAQFGSVIEMTLLSFALADRIKILEKDSLQARLENYDSQLKLTEIEQELKIARELQEAILPDQLPQVPNLKLSVRSEFASSVGGDFYDFHYLGSDRLGIFLSDVSGHGIPAAIIASMVKLAFSIEARNHDDPAEVLRNINRSLSGKYGKHYITAAYLLVDGVTGKVTYSNAGHPPLVAIAGSSGIVKEIYLPGWIMGMDPSLKNSVTEFHLEPGDRLVIYTDGITEARNIKGEIFGFQRFYKLLGENIGLSGEIMAEALFKTVREFTGNRKHFEDDLTLIVLDFQPASEISPVTEVISTLSKN; encoded by the coding sequence TTGGTCAATTTTTTCCGGAAAGTCCGGAATGCGACTGTAGTTTGCTTTCTTTTCTTGAACATACCCTTCTATGTTCTGGGAGCGGAGGAAGTCCCACCCGTATTTTCACTTTCCAGTCATATGCAGGGTATTCCGTTAAATAAGTTTATGCTTATTAACTCCACTAACCGCGATAACATACAAAAAAACCAATCTCAGGCTATCGAAGAAGATCGCTCATGGAAGCCGGTGACCAAGGATAGTCTTTCATTAAGTTTTACCGATGAGATATTCTGGCTTCGATTTAAAGTAGAATCTCCGAAACAGGAGGAAAGTTTAAATTGGTATCTTGTATTGAACAATCCCGGTATGGAAGATCTTGCCATTTTTCAAAGGGAGGAACTCGGTCAAAGTACATGGCGTGAAGTAGGAAGAGATCAACGCATTTCTTATATGCACCCTGCATTCCTAATCGAGACGCATTCGAATTCAAAACACGAATTTCTCATTAAAGCTTCCAGTCGTCGTTCGATAGTTCTTAATTTTCAAGTTTGGTCGCCGCTAGAATTTTCGAGTCGAATACAAACCGAGAACTTACTTTTAGGAGTCTTTTTCGGTGCAATCGGAGTCATGCTGATCTATAACGGATTTCTCGCTTTCGTAGTAAAGGATTCTAGTTATTTTTTCTACGTTCTCTATCTTCTATTCTATGCTCTTTGGCAACTCGCAGTCTCAGGAATCGGAGCCCAATATCTTATCCGCGTTTCTCCGACAGGCTGGAACGATTACCTCGTCGGCTTCGCATTTCTTTCGGTCTCATTCTCGCTTTTATTTACGCGGTCTTTTTTACATATGGAACGGGAGACCGGCTGGAGGGATTGGGCCTTCCTTATCTTATCAGTTTTTGCTATATTAGGTTTTTTTGTTTCTTTAATTCCTTCTGCTTACGGTTTTATGATGAAGGCTGTTTCTTGGTATCCGTTTCTGGCGGCAGGTTTGGTAGTTTATTCGGGTTTTTTACGACTCCGTCGAGGATATCGTCCGGCTCGTTATTTTCTCCTAGCTTGGTCGGTTCTAATCGTCTCAGTTCTAGTTACCGCAATGCGAAACCTTTCTTGGATCCCGGATTCATTCTTTGCTCATTGGTCTGCCCAATTCGGCTCCGTTATCGAAATGACTCTACTCTCGTTTGCACTAGCGGATAGAATCAAGATTTTGGAAAAGGATTCTCTCCAAGCCAGACTGGAAAACTACGATAGCCAACTAAAATTGACGGAAATTGAACAAGAACTGAAAATTGCTCGCGAATTGCAGGAAGCGATTCTTCCCGATCAACTACCGCAAGTTCCAAATTTAAAATTATCCGTTCGAAGCGAATTTGCCAGCTCCGTCGGCGGCGACTTTTACGATTTTCATTATTTGGGTTCGGATAGATTAGGAATTTTTCTGTCCGACGTTTCGGGCCATGGAATCCCCGCTGCAATTATTGCTTCGATGGTAAAATTAGCTTTTTCCATCGAAGCCAGAAATCATGACGACCCGGCGGAAGTCTTACGAAATATAAATCGTTCTTTGAGCGGTAAATATGGAAAACATTATATAACTGCAGCGTATTTACTCGTCGACGGAGTAACCGGAAAGGTGACTTATTCTAATGCGGGACATCCCCCATTAGTCGCTATTGCCGGAAGTTCCGGCATAGTCAAGGAGATATATCTGCCCGGTTGGATTATGGGGATGGATCCGAGTTTAAAGAATTCGGTAACCGAATTTCACCTGGAACCGGGAGATCGGTTAGTCATTTATACGGACGGAATAACCGAAGCTAGAAACATCAAAGGCGAAATTTTCGGTTTTCAAAGGTTTTATAAATTGCTCGGGGAAAATATCGGTTTGTCCGGAGAAATCATGGCGGAGGCTTTGTTTAAAACCGTACGAGAATTTACCGGAAACCGGAAGCATTTTGAAGACGACCTTACTTTGATAGTCTTGGATTTTCAGCCGGCTTCCGAAATAAGTCCCGTAACTGAAGTTATTTCAACCCTTTCAAAAAACTGA
- a CDS encoding YwaF family protein, with product MKSIIGSFEHYVILIITFFLSVSLIWIAKSIKTRETVKRIGYGIASILVLNASAYVFYRIGKGYWDLRYDLPMEFCDWAMIVTTLALITHRRIFSELSYFWVLGGSIQAAITPNLQFNFPHAYFFLFFIGHSGLIIAALYLVFGLKLYPRKGSVPRVFLYSQIYFIIALFLDFRLDTNYGFLRYKPANGSFLDYLGEWPLYLISLQIIGIGVILLLYLPFFIRRINWNLILKKIVHRFNFLTTGDPRIR from the coding sequence ATGAAATCAATAATCGGATCCTTCGAACATTATGTTATCTTAATAATAACATTTTTTTTGTCCGTATCGTTAATCTGGATCGCAAAATCCATAAAAACCAGGGAAACTGTTAAACGAATCGGTTACGGAATAGCCTCCATTCTGGTACTTAATGCGTCGGCATACGTCTTCTACAGAATCGGAAAAGGATATTGGGATCTTCGTTATGATCTTCCTATGGAGTTTTGTGATTGGGCAATGATCGTTACAACGCTAGCCTTGATTACGCATCGAAGGATTTTTTCCGAGCTTTCCTATTTTTGGGTTTTAGGCGGATCGATACAGGCGGCAATTACTCCGAATTTGCAGTTTAATTTTCCGCACGCATACTTCTTCTTATTTTTCATCGGGCATTCCGGATTGATTATAGCCGCATTATATTTGGTTTTCGGTCTTAAATTATATCCGCGAAAAGGATCCGTGCCGAGAGTATTCCTTTATAGTCAAATATACTTTATTATCGCTTTATTTTTGGATTTTCGACTGGATACAAATTACGGTTTTCTAAGATACAAACCGGCTAACGGATCATTCCTGGATTATTTGGGAGAATGGCCTTTATATTTGATATCACTTCAGATCATAGGAATCGGGGTAATTCTATTATTATATCTTCCTTTCTTCATCCGAAGAATAAACTGGAATTTAATACTTAAAAAAATCGTTCACAGATTTAATTTCCTGACTACCGGTGACCCGCGAATTCGCTGA
- the mgtA gene encoding magnesium-translocating P-type ATPase codes for MDKPNPIATEFWIYSSREVFNLLSCSLDGITNEEAKKRQKVYGKNILKSSHSATNLRLFLSQFKSPITLILLGAALISWNLGGKTDSYIIFSIILISSVLGFWQEKGASDSLRKLLEMIRLNANILRNGNWSETNIEEIVPGDIISLTVGDVIPADSLIIEASGLYVDEATLTGESFPVEKTKGTLPKATPLSKRTNVLFTGSHVVSGSANVIVVRTGFNTEFGKIANTLKKTQPITEFERGVRRFGYMLMEITMVLVLVIIGINVLLQKPVVDSFLFALAIAVGLTPQLLPAIINVNLAQGAARMAEKKVIVKKLTSIENFGSMDILCSDKTGTLTLGEVKVQNTLDYSGERSQLSLFYASINSKLQKGFNNPIDSAISSLHVESADKFEYLAEIPYDFSRKRISILASNGIETVLICKGAVKTVLNISKFVQRPDGTLIPIETVRNIIESKYKELSSKGFRTLGIAIKSLPNCTGVTIADEDGMIFQGFITLSDPIIPDIDQTIKELNDLGISLKIITGDNNLIAKQVAESVGFENPRILTGTELLSMSDEALQRQADNTDVFAEIEPNQKERIILSLQKTGHVVGYIGDGINDATALHASDVGISVANAVDVAKDAADIVLLDNDLNVLLNGVKQGRMTFANTLKYVFMATSANFGNMLSMAGASAFLSFLPLLPKQILLTNLLTDLPEMTISSDNVDKEWILSPRKWDILAIQKFMLVFGTLSSVFDFATFGVLLFVLDAGEKEFQSGWFIESVVSATIVVLVVRTRKVFYKSMPGFYLLLATSFVLILTLILPFLPISTLFDFTPLPVPFYFAMAIIVVVYFILAEIFKRIFYSFIYKD; via the coding sequence ATGGATAAACCGAATCCGATTGCGACAGAGTTTTGGATCTATTCAAGCCGGGAAGTCTTTAACTTATTATCCTGTTCCCTCGACGGAATTACGAATGAAGAAGCTAAGAAACGACAAAAAGTTTATGGAAAGAATATTCTAAAATCTTCGCACTCAGCTACAAACCTGCGATTGTTTCTAAGTCAGTTTAAAAGTCCGATAACGTTGATTTTACTAGGGGCAGCCCTTATTTCCTGGAATTTAGGAGGTAAAACGGATTCCTATATTATTTTTTCGATCATTCTAATAAGCAGCGTACTCGGCTTTTGGCAGGAAAAAGGCGCTTCGGATTCGCTGCGCAAACTTTTAGAGATGATTCGTTTAAACGCCAACATATTGAGAAATGGTAATTGGTCCGAAACGAATATCGAAGAGATCGTCCCAGGGGATATCATCTCCCTTACGGTAGGCGATGTGATCCCTGCCGACTCATTGATAATCGAAGCAAGCGGATTGTATGTGGACGAGGCGACTCTAACGGGAGAATCCTTTCCTGTCGAAAAAACTAAAGGCACGCTACCTAAGGCCACTCCTCTTTCAAAACGGACGAACGTTCTCTTTACCGGATCTCATGTCGTTAGCGGTTCCGCTAACGTGATCGTAGTAAGAACAGGTTTTAACACTGAGTTCGGCAAAATTGCGAATACCTTAAAAAAAACGCAGCCGATTACCGAATTCGAACGCGGAGTTAGACGATTCGGTTATATGCTTATGGAAATCACGATGGTGCTAGTACTTGTAATAATCGGAATCAACGTATTGCTCCAAAAACCGGTAGTGGATTCCTTTCTTTTCGCGTTAGCGATAGCGGTTGGCTTAACTCCGCAACTGCTACCGGCGATCATCAACGTTAATCTTGCTCAAGGAGCAGCAAGGATGGCCGAAAAAAAGGTCATCGTAAAAAAACTAACATCCATCGAAAACTTCGGAAGTATGGATATTCTTTGCTCCGACAAAACGGGGACTTTAACGTTAGGAGAAGTCAAAGTCCAAAATACCCTCGATTATTCCGGCGAACGGAGCCAACTATCCTTATTTTACGCATCGATCAATTCTAAACTTCAAAAAGGATTTAACAACCCGATCGATTCTGCAATTTCTTCCCTGCATGTCGAGAGTGCGGATAAATTCGAGTATCTTGCGGAGATTCCTTATGATTTCTCTCGAAAACGAATCAGTATTTTAGCTTCGAATGGAATTGAAACCGTCCTAATTTGCAAAGGCGCGGTAAAGACCGTCTTAAATATATCAAAATTCGTTCAACGTCCCGATGGGACGTTGATTCCAATCGAGACCGTCCGCAATATCATCGAATCGAAATATAAAGAATTAAGTTCCAAAGGATTTAGAACTTTAGGAATCGCAATCAAATCGTTACCGAACTGCACCGGCGTTACGATAGCGGATGAAGATGGCATGATATTTCAAGGATTCATAACGTTATCTGATCCGATTATCCCTGACATCGATCAAACGATCAAAGAACTGAATGATTTAGGTATCTCCTTAAAGATCATAACCGGCGACAATAATCTAATCGCTAAGCAAGTCGCCGAATCCGTCGGCTTTGAAAACCCGAGAATATTGACTGGAACCGAACTATTGAGTATGAGCGACGAAGCTCTACAACGACAAGCGGATAATACCGACGTATTTGCGGAGATCGAACCGAATCAGAAAGAAAGAATCATTCTATCCTTGCAAAAAACCGGACACGTAGTCGGATATATAGGAGACGGAATTAATGATGCGACTGCACTCCATGCATCGGACGTAGGGATCTCGGTCGCGAACGCAGTGGACGTTGCCAAGGACGCTGCGGATATCGTTCTGCTAGACAACGATCTGAACGTTCTGCTTAACGGAGTTAAGCAAGGTAGAATGACGTTTGCAAATACTTTAAAATACGTATTTATGGCAACGAGTGCGAATTTCGGAAACATGCTTAGTATGGCCGGAGCATCCGCATTTTTAAGTTTCCTTCCGCTGCTTCCAAAGCAAATTCTATTAACGAATTTATTAACCGACCTTCCCGAGATGACGATATCTTCGGACAATGTCGATAAAGAATGGATCTTATCGCCGAGAAAATGGGATATCCTTGCGATCCAAAAATTCATGTTGGTCTTCGGAACGCTTAGTTCCGTATTCGATTTTGCAACGTTCGGTGTGCTGTTATTTGTGCTAGACGCGGGTGAAAAAGAATTTCAATCAGGTTGGTTTATCGAGTCCGTAGTCTCCGCCACCATCGTAGTATTGGTGGTTCGAACAAGAAAAGTCTTCTATAAAAGTATGCCTGGATTTTATCTGCTGTTAGCCACTTCTTTCGTCCTAATCCTAACGCTGATTCTACCGTTCCTTCCGATCTCGACTTTATTCGACTTCACACCGCTACCGGTGCCTTTTTATTTTGCGATGGCAATAATCGTAGTCGTATATTTTATTTTGGCGGAGATTTTTAAAAGAATATTCTATTCCTTTATCTACAAAGACTAA
- a CDS encoding polyamine aminopropyltransferase — translation MLSSCGLVYELLAGTVASYLLGETVTQFSLVIGVYLFSMGIGSWLSRYLLNDLVPKFLEVELALGLLGGSSAALLFLSFGHTRIFQIPLFAIVVVVGILVGMEIPLLLRILQKKLGFRDLVSKVLSLDYAGALLASLAFPIFFAPKLGMVRTSFFFGILNAGTALWGTWMLPLTEREKNMLRTKSVIVLTFLSLGLAFAESITTYSEENLYTDEIVYSKQTRFQKIIVTRYKSELRLFLNGHLQFSSRDEYRYHEVLVHPAMLSHPNPKRILVLGGGDGLAVREILKYPSVQNVTLVDLDPEMTKLFAQQSLLTQINRSSLADPRVKIQNADAFLWLEESGETFDVVLIDFPDPSNFSIGKLYTTAFYKSLKRRLNPLSIVEIQSTSPLFARMSFWCVETTLRESGFKTRPLHVYVPSFGEWGFVLAGTRQLPDYSRDLPKELRFLNLTELKSLSEFPEDMSRLPVESNRLDNQSLVRYYDQEWNRLLD, via the coding sequence ATTCTTTCTTCTTGTGGTCTCGTTTATGAGCTGTTAGCCGGGACTGTCGCAAGTTACCTTCTCGGAGAAACGGTCACTCAGTTCTCCCTCGTCATCGGCGTTTATTTATTTTCCATGGGAATCGGAAGTTGGCTCTCTCGGTACCTTCTGAATGACCTTGTGCCCAAATTTCTCGAAGTGGAACTCGCCTTAGGATTGTTAGGTGGATCGAGTGCCGCGCTACTATTTCTAAGCTTCGGGCATACTCGAATTTTTCAGATCCCCCTTTTCGCGATCGTGGTGGTAGTGGGAATTCTAGTCGGCATGGAAATCCCTTTGCTGCTTCGTATTCTCCAAAAAAAACTCGGCTTTCGGGATTTGGTCTCCAAGGTCTTAAGCTTGGATTATGCAGGCGCCCTTCTCGCCTCTCTAGCGTTTCCTATTTTTTTTGCGCCTAAATTAGGAATGGTCAGAACCTCCTTCTTCTTCGGAATTCTAAACGCCGGAACGGCTTTATGGGGAACTTGGATGCTCCCCCTAACGGAACGCGAAAAGAATATGTTGCGAACGAAGTCGGTGATCGTTTTAACATTCTTATCCCTTGGATTAGCGTTTGCCGAATCGATTACCACTTATAGCGAAGAGAATCTTTACACCGACGAAATCGTTTATTCAAAACAGACTCGCTTTCAAAAAATCATAGTAACTCGTTATAAAAGCGAACTTAGACTTTTTTTAAACGGACATTTACAATTCAGCTCGAGAGACGAATACAGATATCACGAAGTTTTAGTGCATCCGGCAATGCTGTCGCACCCCAATCCCAAGAGAATACTCGTATTAGGAGGAGGCGACGGTCTCGCAGTCCGTGAAATTCTAAAGTACCCTAGCGTGCAAAACGTAACATTGGTGGATCTGGATCCGGAAATGACCAAACTTTTCGCACAACAATCATTATTAACGCAAATCAACCGGTCCAGTCTTGCCGATCCGAGAGTGAAAATTCAAAATGCGGATGCCTTCTTATGGCTGGAGGAATCTGGCGAAACTTTCGACGTGGTTTTAATCGACTTCCCGGATCCTAGCAATTTTTCCATCGGAAAATTATATACGACTGCATTTTACAAAAGTTTAAAACGACGATTGAATCCGTTATCGATCGTCGAAATTCAATCCACTTCTCCTTTATTTGCAAGAATGTCGTTTTGGTGCGTGGAGACGACTCTCCGAGAGTCCGGGTTCAAAACAAGGCCCTTACACGTTTACGTTCCTTCTTTCGGCGAATGGGGATTTGTTTTAGCCGGAACACGACAATTACCGGATTATAGCCGCGATCTTCCTAAAGAATTACGTTTCTTAAATCTCACGGAATTAAAATCGCTTTCGGAATTTCCGGAAGACATGTCCCGGCTTCCTGTCGAATCCAATCGATTAGACAACCAATCCCTGGTTCGATATTACGATCAGGAATGGAATCGATTGTTGGATTGA